A portion of the Terriglobales bacterium genome contains these proteins:
- the folP gene encoding dihydropteroate synthase, producing MRPHYEWKLSRRRLELGARTLVMGIVNVTPDSFSDTGRHFSHGNAVEHALRLLDEGADILDIGGESTRPGSKVGEGGVTAAEELCRILPVIVSVRKQRPSALISVDTYKSGVARACVQAGAEIVNDVSAARWDSTMPQTLAELKCGVVLMHSRGLPEEWHTLPQLSSDALLELVGRELREWSGAVIGAGVQPGRIVLDPGFGFGKKFEENYPLLAHLDKLHELGFPLLAGTSRKSFIGRTLAHEGTNGEKEDAPADQRLYGTLATVAAAILQGIHIVRVHDVKPAVEAARVADAILAAAS from the coding sequence CGTCCACATTATGAATGGAAGCTTAGCCGGCGGCGCCTGGAGCTAGGTGCGCGCACGCTGGTCATGGGCATCGTCAACGTCACCCCAGACTCCTTCTCCGATACCGGACGACACTTTTCCCACGGAAATGCCGTCGAACATGCTTTGCGGCTGCTCGACGAAGGCGCGGACATTCTCGATATCGGCGGAGAATCCACCCGCCCCGGCTCGAAAGTTGGTGAGGGAGGCGTGACTGCTGCGGAAGAGCTGTGCCGCATTCTGCCCGTCATCGTGTCGGTGCGCAAGCAGAGGCCCTCCGCACTGATCTCCGTGGATACCTACAAGTCTGGAGTAGCACGCGCTTGCGTACAGGCTGGAGCGGAAATTGTGAACGACGTAAGCGCTGCTCGCTGGGATTCCACCATGCCGCAAACCCTGGCCGAGCTTAAGTGTGGCGTAGTGCTGATGCATTCGCGCGGACTTCCCGAAGAGTGGCACACACTGCCGCAACTCTCTAGCGATGCTTTGCTGGAGCTGGTGGGCCGCGAATTAAGAGAATGGAGTGGAGCGGTAATCGGCGCCGGCGTGCAACCCGGTCGTATTGTCCTCGACCCCGGCTTTGGCTTCGGCAAAAAGTTTGAAGAAAATTATCCTCTGCTCGCCCACCTCGACAAATTGCACGAGCTGGGATTCCCCTTGCTCGCAGGAACCTCGCGCAAGTCTTTCATCGGACGCACTCTGGCCCACGAGGGAACCAACGGTGAAAAAGAAGATGCGCCGGCAGACCAACGTTTGTATGGCACGCTGGCAACCGTTGCTGCAGCCATCTTGCAGGGGATCCACATCGTCCGCGTGCACGATGTAAAACCTGCTGTCGAAGCGGCGCGTGTGGCCGATGCCATCCTGGCTGCTGCCAGTTGA
- a CDS encoding M48 family metallopeptidase, with product MISRVWRPCALIVLLFSLFSRLAFAEQAPNPGTQPATAMPSVINVPAGAQASANFDTDVATNAYLAEIPASAKAKSDAYFEGGYWLILWDFVYAVAVVLLLLNLRWSAAFRNLAERITRFKPLQTMIYWVQYLLVTSVLGFPLTVYEDYLREHKYGLATQTFGPWMGDQFKNLLVDLVLGAILFTLLFGVVRRFPRTWWLWGASVSTLFTVLVTLIAPVYLVPIFNKVTPLNDAKIAGPILSMARANGIAVKDVYKIDASKQSTRMSANVSGLGHTLRITLNDNLLRRGSLEEIQAVMGHEMGHYVLNHVYKGIFFFAIGIFALFALLYWALNWSLAQWGEKWQIRGVGDTAVLPLVVLVGLIFIFVLTPVVNTFIRSQEHEADMYGLNASRQPDGFAQGAIHLGEYRKMSPGPVEEWIFFDHPSGRNRIHDAMQWKAENLKLMTEQAKP from the coding sequence ATGATTTCTCGTGTTTGGCGGCCTTGCGCTCTGATCGTTCTTCTCTTTTCTCTTTTCTCGCGTCTTGCCTTTGCGGAGCAGGCCCCCAATCCGGGCACTCAGCCTGCCACTGCCATGCCATCGGTCATCAATGTTCCTGCAGGGGCGCAGGCCTCTGCGAATTTCGACACTGATGTTGCCACTAATGCTTACCTCGCGGAAATTCCCGCAAGCGCCAAGGCGAAATCGGATGCCTACTTCGAAGGCGGGTACTGGCTCATTCTGTGGGATTTTGTCTACGCCGTCGCGGTCGTATTGCTGTTGCTCAATCTCCGCTGGTCGGCTGCTTTCCGCAACCTGGCGGAACGCATCACGCGCTTCAAGCCGCTGCAGACGATGATTTATTGGGTGCAATACCTTTTGGTCACGTCGGTTTTAGGTTTCCCGCTGACGGTATACGAAGACTACCTTCGCGAGCATAAATATGGATTGGCAACCCAGACCTTTGGTCCGTGGATGGGTGACCAGTTCAAAAACCTTCTTGTGGACCTGGTGCTGGGAGCGATTCTCTTTACCCTGCTCTTCGGTGTAGTCAGGCGCTTTCCACGCACATGGTGGTTATGGGGCGCGAGCGTGAGTACTTTATTTACCGTTCTAGTGACTCTGATCGCTCCGGTTTATCTTGTTCCCATCTTTAACAAAGTTACACCTCTGAACGATGCCAAAATCGCCGGGCCCATTTTGAGCATGGCACGGGCCAACGGTATCGCGGTGAAAGACGTCTATAAGATTGATGCCTCGAAGCAGTCAACCCGTATGAGTGCGAACGTGAGCGGACTTGGCCACACCCTGCGCATTACGCTGAACGACAATCTGCTGCGTCGGGGCTCTTTGGAAGAGATTCAGGCAGTAATGGGACACGAGATGGGGCACTATGTGCTCAACCACGTGTATAAAGGCATCTTCTTTTTTGCCATCGGCATCTTCGCCCTGTTTGCCCTTCTCTATTGGGCGCTCAACTGGTCGCTGGCACAGTGGGGAGAGAAGTGGCAGATTCGTGGCGTCGGCGATACCGCGGTGCTTCCATTGGTTGTACTCGTGGGGCTGATCTTCATCTTTGTGCTGACGCCCGTAGTCAATACTTTCATTCGGTCGCAGGAGCACGAGGCCGACATGTACGGGCTCAATGCCAGCCGGCAACCGGATGGTTTCGCCCAGGGTGCAATTCACTTGGGCGAATATCGCAAGATGAGCCCGGGCCCAGTGGAGGAGTGGATATTCTTCGATCATCCCAGCGGCCGCAATCGGATTCACGATGCTATGCAATGGAAGGCGGAGAACTTGAAGCTGATGACAGAGCAGGCGAAGCCGTGA
- a CDS encoding glycosyltransferase family 39 protein encodes MNDTRPLPGNEIKASFPISSDSPAHVTRWLTLITIIAAVFRFAGLGSKSLWLDEAYSQWIARSSFSSVWHGLWSPQVNTSVFALYMSLYYTLLHFWVRLGDSELWLRLPSALCGLATVPLLYALGSRLFSKQTGLAAAFLLAVQPVHIAYSQEARSYALCVFFSVAAFYFFIRGVQEGARKWWLLYVVSSVLAIYSHLFAVFLLPAQWLSLAFLDRKKTQLKPAILSATVILLLIAPVFSLTIVRNLPKIPWGAKPTMWDLLHALQTLTGAGVKFPIYLLVLGMAGISFRQAWRDPGEPAPRWRHALLWGWFLLPVASIVLVSLWKPPLFPRYLLISLPASTLLAAVGLCRFRSNTKFTVATVALGALFVPAIFTYYSKPKEDWRGATAYLLAHVRPEDGIVFYREYGQQPFDYYRERMGPASVSPAIISPFDEAASPYKIPTIWLVLYGLHPSDTVETSFLEKTQTSLESGHALVSRQHFHEIEILCYTSKAAQSNTGSGLDQKR; translated from the coding sequence TTGAATGACACTCGACCACTGCCCGGAAATGAAATCAAAGCGTCATTCCCGATATCGTCTGATTCGCCTGCGCATGTAACTCGCTGGCTCACTCTTATCACCATCATCGCGGCCGTGTTCCGCTTTGCTGGACTCGGATCAAAGAGCTTGTGGCTGGACGAAGCCTACAGCCAATGGATTGCACGCTCCAGTTTCTCTTCCGTGTGGCATGGTCTCTGGTCTCCGCAAGTTAATACCAGCGTCTTTGCCCTCTACATGAGCCTCTACTACACCTTGCTACATTTCTGGGTGCGTTTAGGAGACAGTGAGCTTTGGCTGCGACTGCCATCTGCCCTCTGCGGCCTGGCAACGGTCCCGTTATTGTACGCACTAGGTTCGCGTCTGTTCAGCAAACAGACAGGATTGGCGGCGGCGTTTCTGCTGGCCGTGCAACCGGTCCATATCGCCTATTCTCAGGAAGCGCGCAGCTACGCGCTTTGTGTGTTCTTCTCCGTGGCGGCATTCTATTTTTTCATCAGGGGAGTACAAGAAGGAGCCCGCAAATGGTGGCTGCTCTATGTTGTGAGCAGTGTACTGGCTATCTATAGCCATCTATTTGCTGTCTTTCTCTTGCCGGCACAGTGGTTGTCGCTCGCGTTCCTGGATCGCAAGAAGACACAGTTAAAACCTGCAATTTTAAGTGCAACGGTGATTCTGCTGCTGATTGCTCCAGTGTTCAGTCTGACAATCGTGAGGAATCTCCCAAAAATTCCCTGGGGCGCTAAACCAACTATGTGGGACCTGCTTCATGCGCTGCAGACCCTCACAGGCGCGGGTGTGAAGTTCCCCATTTATTTGTTGGTCCTGGGGATGGCGGGCATTAGCTTCCGTCAAGCCTGGCGAGACCCCGGGGAACCCGCCCCTCGCTGGCGGCATGCCCTCCTATGGGGCTGGTTTCTTCTTCCGGTTGCAAGCATTGTGCTGGTCTCCTTGTGGAAGCCGCCGTTATTTCCCCGGTATTTACTCATCAGCTTGCCCGCCTCGACACTGCTGGCGGCAGTTGGATTGTGCCGTTTCCGCTCTAATACGAAGTTCACGGTTGCGACCGTGGCGCTGGGAGCACTCTTCGTTCCCGCAATATTCACCTATTACTCAAAGCCGAAGGAAGATTGGAGAGGAGCGACGGCCTACTTACTTGCACATGTGCGGCCTGAGGATGGCATTGTCTTTTATCGCGAGTATGGGCAACAGCCTTTTGATTACTATCGCGAGCGCATGGGCCCGGCATCTGTCAGTCCGGCGATCATAAGCCCTTTCGATGAAGCAGCCTCCCCCTACAAGATACCGACCATCTGGCTGGTTCTTTATGGACTTCATCCTAGCGATACAGTCGAAACGTCGTTTTTAGAGAAAACCCAAACCTCGCTGGAAAGCGGACACGCGTTGGTCAGCCGTCAACACTTCCACGAAATTGAAATTCTCTGTTACACCAGCAAAGCCGCACAATCCAACACAGGCAGTGGGCTGGATCAAAAGCGCTGA
- a CDS encoding reverse transcriptase family protein: protein MSLAARSADQLTQGQTGWSILPSHSASYFATALIMPNLSLLNALAQSFLAGEQNVEQVIARGSRTLGKPWRWLRPLAKRYVEIFASGRRPRPRHRDVVVFLLHDRGMAQVQSKYFRELFVQQRLTEPQQMQPVAAAKMWDVPAIESFGALAEWLGLTPSELQWFADLKGLGYRKSSQQLRHYHYQVLVKRSGNIRLIEAPKPRLKELQRQILSAILEKIPPHPAAQGFLKGRSIKTFVAPHVGRRVVLRMDLRDFFPTFGGARIQTLFRTMGYPESVADLLGGICTNAAPRSAWKKPAFDVDPGHLWEARALYTRPHLPQGAPTSPALANLCSYRIDCRLAGLAKSVSAKYTRYADDLAFSGSETLERCVERFSTQVAAILLEEGFAVHHRKTRIMRQGVRQHLAGLVANQHLNVIRADFDRFKAILTNCVRLGPESQNREAHPHFRSHLEGRVGFVEMINPVKGKRLRAIFEQIQWK from the coding sequence ATGAGCCTCGCTGCGCGGAGCGCAGACCAGCTCACGCAAGGTCAGACTGGTTGGAGTATTCTGCCGTCACATTCTGCATCCTATTTTGCCACCGCCTTGATCATGCCGAATCTGTCGCTTTTGAACGCGCTCGCCCAGTCCTTTCTGGCTGGCGAACAGAACGTCGAGCAGGTCATTGCTCGTGGCAGCCGGACTCTGGGCAAGCCCTGGCGCTGGCTTCGTCCCCTTGCGAAGCGCTACGTCGAGATCTTTGCCAGCGGGAGACGTCCTCGTCCCCGGCACCGCGATGTGGTTGTGTTTCTTCTTCACGACCGCGGCATGGCACAGGTGCAGTCGAAATACTTCCGCGAATTGTTCGTGCAGCAACGGCTGACCGAGCCGCAGCAGATGCAGCCGGTTGCGGCGGCAAAGATGTGGGACGTTCCAGCCATCGAGTCTTTCGGGGCCCTGGCCGAGTGGCTTGGGCTCACTCCCAGCGAATTGCAGTGGTTCGCCGATCTCAAGGGACTCGGATACAGGAAAAGCAGCCAGCAACTAAGGCACTATCACTACCAAGTCTTGGTCAAGCGCTCCGGCAACATTCGATTGATTGAAGCACCGAAGCCACGTTTGAAAGAACTGCAACGACAGATTCTGTCCGCAATTCTTGAAAAGATCCCGCCCCATCCTGCCGCGCAAGGCTTCCTCAAAGGACGCTCCATCAAGACGTTCGTGGCCCCCCACGTGGGCCGGCGCGTTGTCTTGCGAATGGACTTGCGGGATTTTTTCCCTACCTTCGGCGGGGCAAGGATTCAAACCTTATTTCGCACCATGGGCTATCCCGAATCGGTTGCCGATCTGCTTGGGGGCATTTGCACGAACGCCGCGCCACGCAGCGCGTGGAAAAAGCCTGCCTTCGATGTTGATCCTGGTCACCTGTGGGAAGCGCGGGCCCTGTATACCCGGCCGCATTTGCCGCAAGGCGCGCCTACATCGCCGGCACTCGCTAATCTTTGCTCTTACCGGATTGATTGCCGCCTCGCTGGCTTGGCGAAATCGGTTAGCGCTAAGTACACGCGTTACGCCGATGATCTTGCCTTTTCCGGCAGTGAAACATTGGAACGCTGCGTAGAGAGGTTCTCAACCCAAGTCGCTGCAATTTTGCTCGAAGAGGGTTTCGCCGTACATCATCGTAAGACACGCATCATGCGCCAGGGTGTGCGCCAGCATTTGGCGGGCCTCGTCGCCAATCAGCACCTGAACGTTATCCGGGCCGATTTTGATCGCTTCAAAGCAATACTGACGAACTGTGTTCGGCTCGGTCCTGAGAGCCAGAACCGCGAGGCTCATCCTCACTTTCGTTCACACCTCGAAGGCCGAGTGGGCTTCGTGGAGATGATCAACCCGGTCAAAGGAAAACGCCTTCGCGCAATATTCGAGCAGATTCAGTGGAAGTAG